From the Plodia interpunctella isolate USDA-ARS_2022_Savannah chromosome 5, ilPloInte3.2, whole genome shotgun sequence genome, one window contains:
- the Hen1 gene encoding uncharacterized protein Hen1 isoform X3: MIIAIQTLIFFRESLLAVLDGLFRPYYKRFLTFSRQSVSDDEESEDQVFSEFDDEKGVVFYPPMYAQRYAAVTDCLMDERWCGQLEKVVDLGYHDVSFIKYLKEIPGVKRILGVDLESIPLRCSSDLVIEYTPKRENPLQVTLFQGNAADPDYRLIGSDAVVAIEMIEHMLPHDLDRLIHTVFGFVKPWVAVFTTPNGDFNPLFKALEANGLRRLDHFFEWSREQFHDWCSNIVLRYPQYTVVCKGVGPGPPGTIHYGCCSQLALFISKDYNKQQDLDLNSLALVANTKDNNDLTDLIGSIESGSDDTERHMLCLPSNKLNCSTLQVKRFSKTTQNLMAKNKIDSLVHTREVVDEIRHLTKMLNFREATSDRGDGMWCNINWGDNAPYWNQYYKLVREYSYPFETKSEEGRIIDLISEEINRLIDSQYDDDFTVDMHKMEIPLQYLMKVVEHITTDVERVQDILEWNGYEIVNGVVIYSRLVVEENASTTTKDECWQDDSLSDDFESSEVRTTTPSDGSTIAPEFTGRCLQRALDRKVRKLRSMLTADEDIASELDRVVCRLMKLALRTSRTRKNPPPTKWMQCKLFDLLSLTEKAIDRRRKRFIENFPLNALEYDDKAGETMTVTKLKNDDLSVNMLVDKYQNLVQSYESKENQKVRNLSNFGGFDFDEDLSDSSNEFTKEFKCVDVIGPSNSAVFIEPVPKVTYERDYYPKGIEESKLQRIQAWVDDDIEVVPYPNHDVRLISSGDTDQSATNMTRHKFKKMSRKRKLTLISFPDKQDSKIRKKTLQQKSSPENNTNIQENNKTSKSKLKKAASKKSSYCLLVKANLYKTTSNSFGKLRSKKVKECVCPSTVNPIPAAFKDLCHPDLNAEKKLKENMKYLTDVDRLNDCETVENTTNVSATEESLLVDIVMDGLEETIALRRTIGTDAEDEPTEFEQETVMGSLLNVMRNDSFCNNAEIETENVHSQTIFLNDINEPSTSKGVRHVSMDVQCGPDVSTPPAFSTLSTTTSFTRLPKMFATGIKIGDSEMEVQSKLNCDFGTYTGDNDCHCKTITPRTKSVGIKIKDSDTNIKTKVEGFTMTQTDEYHHDVGSKETEMIKAISSGLKMEDSGSEYIGSVDGSSRKSPMIFESSPGFASDVMLKSSTSKEAGLCPKYTCMKYVPPKLSLGGVYVHSFKDKQTSEDILYQGEWQCCRPKALTKKRVVFSTSSVKKLSEMTKKLRVSSKEKLQDTKIEKGIMKLEQKNLKSVQVRTPARNFTKVKEKIAIKMNSVTNNASKNIKFNRNVTKTSSKGAISSLTNKPKASNVLKRPAMLSSRVTRKEPETKSIIKPPETKTLKRVLNPNAKSILNKSFDSTKVPRKTAKDKPIGHVLPLGRSKTEFIKKELLKFDDSPRDNISYVVLRNGSENKNNNKSNVSPKTNSFRKSDNGATNRRSLSPQSPTSSTCSSRNSIATVRLVTNRPRTASRNPDSETPVRNKKFTKKNRIIKKADIDDLDDKENIPESSNGAKKETEGKAKNAFVTTQKNVYRAQVKTENLKNNLSNRPKTSTPKKTNLKSSAEATTRPSRSSLVNKSPSFSSPERVRSSYRASSPQQSITMFSWSTQLAEVERNRSHSLPREVNSSDRNIAMSLKKMIEDRLDFIGNSSGNVSSIGSKTCTFSYEHLNSQFDESSTAGSYKTIINNEDLNNTLALQNDLVSAVNRTFDSVADSRANDDNEVSTDADVLSFKTTTAASRASEYFLADNDLDTFQGCFSKENSVRDIFERKNPLDIQSNGSILASQAFSGFSISAVAGDQPDPINFMDSETGSLVVDTGRQAASEEVFVSGRSSGSYESCLYDDEALLPYWLFHINNQFVDEEEEQEPGPPIPMELPEAVFDMNGNVVAAGAGAGDGRGMHSDHSQDSSGHGTTSTTSSDPSSGVQSEAILIDPSVFTGQYDLPAAAVAVEIPDVPLHEAGEHIGEEAGADRNGRRNPVLQLLATSDMDADVSSLDTDVQDSS; this comes from the exons ATGATTATCGCTATTCAGACGCTCATATTCTTTCGCGAGTCATTACTGGCCGTGCTAGATGGGTTGTTCCGGCCGTACTACAAACGGTTTTTGACATTTAGTCGGCAGAGCGTAAGTGATGATGAAGAGTCAGAAGACCAGGTTTTCTCGGAGTTTGACGATGAGAAAGGTGTCGTTTTTTATCCACCGATGTATGCGCAGCGGTATGCCGCTGTCACCGATTGTCTGATGGATGAAAGATGGTGCGGGCAGTTGGAAAAG gTTGTAGATCTGGGTTACCATGATGTGAGTTTTATTAAGTATCTGAAAGAGATTCCTGGAGTCAAAAGAATACTTGGTGTTGATCTGGAGAGTATACCGTTACGGTGTTCATCAGATTTGGTTATCGAATATACACCAAAGAGAGAAAATCCATTGCAGGTTACA TTATTCCAAGGCAATGCAGCCGATCCAGACTATAGGCTTATTGGCTCCGATGCAGTAGTTGCTATAGAGATGATTGAACATATGCTACCCCACGACCTGGATAGACTGATACACACAGTCTTTGGGTTTGTTAAGCCATGGGTCGCTGTGTTCACAACACCCAATGGGGATTTCAACCCTCTGTTCAAAGCTCTAGAAGCAAACGGTTTGAGGAGGCTGGACCATTTTTTTGAATGGTCAAGAGAGCAGTTCCATGATTG GTGCAGTAATATAGTGTTAAGGTACCCTCAGTATACAGTGGTGTGTAAGGGAGTAGGCCCAGGACCTCCGGGCACCATACATTATGGATGCTGCAGCCAACTTGCCCTCTTTATATCTAAAGACTACAATAAACAGCAAGATCTGGATTTGAACAGTTTAGCACTGGTTGCAa acaCCAAAGATAATAATGACCTGACTGACTTGATTGGAAGTATAGAGTCTGGTTCTGATGATACTGAACGTCACATGTTATGTCTGCCCTCTaacaa ATTAAATTGCTCAACACTTCAAGTGAAGAGGTTCTCAAAAACCACGCAGAATTTGATGGCCAAAAACAAGATAGACTCCCTCGTGCACACCAGAGAGGTGGTGGATGAGATCCGGCACTTGACCAAGATGCTCAACTTTAGGGAGGCCACAAGTGACCGCGGTGACGGAATGTGGTGTAACATCAACTGGGGTGACAACGCTCCTTACTGGAACCAGTACTACAAACTCGTTAGGGAATACAGCTATCCATTTGAG accAAATCTGAAGAGGGCCGCATTATAGATCTGATCTCGGAAGAAATAAACCGATTGATAGATTCGCAATACGACGATGATTTTACAGTGGATATGCATAAAATGGAAATACCACTGCAGTATTTAATGAAGGTGGTCGAGCATATCACGACTGACGTCGAAAGGGTTCA AGATATATTGGAATGGAACGGGTATGAGATTGTGAACGGTGTGGTTATCTACAGCCGACTTGTTGTCGAGGAAAATGCTTCTACTACAACTAAGGATGAGTGCTGGCAGGACGACTCGCTTTCTGATGAC tttGAATCTTCAGAAGTTCGTACCACTACTCCTTCAGATGGAAGTACTATTGCTCCGGAATTTACTG GGCGTTGCCTCCAACGCGCTCTCGACCGTAAAGTGCGCAAGCTGCGGTCTATGCTGACGGCAGACGAGGACATCGCATCAGAGCTGGACAGGGTCGTGTGTCGCCTCATGAAGTTGGCCCTCAGAACCAGTAGGACACGCAAAAACCCGCCACCCACCAAGTGGATGCAGTGCAAACTCTTCGACCTACTCTCCCTCACAGAAAAAGCCATAGACAGGAGAAGGAAGCGCTTCATAGAGAACTTTCCTCTAAATGCGCTTGAATATG atgaTAAAGCGGGCGAAACAATGACTGtaactaaattgaaaaatgatGATTTATCCGT GAATATGCTAGTTgacaaatatcaaaatttagtGCAATCATAtg aaagtaaagaaaatcAGAAAGTGAGAAATCTATCTAATTTCGGtggatttgattttgacgaaGACTTGAGTGATAGCAGTAACGAGTTTACGAAAG aatttaaatGTGTCGACGTTATCGGACCTTCCAATTCGGCTGTGTTCATTGAACCTGTACCTAAAGTAACTTATGAACGTGACTATTACCCTAAAGGGATAGAGGAATCCAAATTACAAAGAATACAGGCGTGGGTCGACGACGACATAGAAGTGGTACCATATCCCAACCACGACGTAAGGTTGATAAGTTCCGGCGATACGGACCAGAGTGCCACTAATATGACACGGcacaaatttaagaaaatgtcGAGAAAGCGTAAACTAACGTTAATTTCATTCCCCGATAAACAAGATTCGAAGATACGAAAAAAAACTCTACAACAAAAATCGTCTCCCGAAAACAACACAAACATTCAAGAGaacaataaaacaagtaaaaGCAAATTGAAAAAAGCTGCATCCAAGAAATCAAGTTATTGTCTTTTGGTCAAAGCGAACTTATACAAAACTACATCGAATAGTTTTGGTAAATTGAGGAGTAAGAAAGTGAAGGAGTGCGTCTGTCCAAGTACAGTTAATCCT attCCAGCTGCTTTCAAAGATCTCTGTCATCCAGATTTGAATgcagaaaaaaaacttaaagaaaatatgaagTATCTAACAGATGTGGATCGGTTAAATGACTGTGAAACTGTAGAAAACACTACTAATGTATCAGCTACGGAAGAAAGTTTGCTAGTGGATATAGTGATGGATGGTCTAGAGGAAACCATCGCTCTTCGCCGTACTATAGGGACGGATGCGGAAGATGAACCTACAGAATTTGAACAAGAGACTGTCATGGGAAGTCTTCTTAATGTCATGAGAAACGACAGTTTCTGTAACAATGCTGAGATAGAAACTGAAAATGTTCAttcacaaacaatatttttaaacg ACATTAACGAACCAAGTACATCTAAAGGTGTAAGACACGTCAGCATGGATGTACAATGTGGGCCCGACGTGTCCACACCACCAGCGTTTTCCACACTTTCTACTACCACGTCATTTACAAGGCTTCCGAAAATGTTCGCAACCGGAATCAAAATTGGAGATTCAGAAATGGAAGTacagtcaaaattaaattgtgattTTGGAACTTACACCGGGGATAATGACTGTCACTGTAAAACTATAACACCGAGGACTAAGTCTGTTggtatcaaaataaaagattCTGATACGAACATCAAAACGAAAGTCGAAGGATTTACAATGACTCAGACTGATGAATATCATCATGATGTTGGGTCAAAAGAAACAGAGATGATTAAAGCTATATCCAGCGGGTTGAAGATGGAAGACTCAGGATCGGAATATATCGGAAGTGTTGACGGAAGTTCCCGTAAAAGTCCTATGATTTTCGAAAGTTCTCCTGGTTTTGCAAGTGATGTCATGTTAAAATCTTCGACTAGCAAGGAGGCAGGACTCTGCCCGAAATACACTTGTATGAAATATGTTCCACCAAAGTTATCTCTTGGCGGTGTGTATgtacatagttttaaagataagcAGACGTCCGAAGATATCCTGTACCAAGGAGAATGGCAGTGCTGTCGACCGAAAGCATTAACGAAGAAAAGAGTAGTTTTTAGCACGTCCTCTGTTAAAAAACTTAGCGAGATGACCAAGAAATTGAGAGTTAGTTCTAAAGAAAAGCTTCAAGATACTAAAATCGAAAAAGGTATAATGAAACTGGaacagaaaaatttaaaatccgtACAAGTAAGAACGCCGGCTCGTAATTTCACAAAAGTAAAAGAGAAAATCGCAATCAAAATGAATTCAGTGACTAATAAtgcttcaaaaaatataaaatttaaccgGAATGTTACgaag acttCATCCAAAGGTGCTATAAG ttcattaacaaataaaccaAAGGCAAGTAATGTGTTGAAAAGACCTGCAATGCTGTCTTCAAGGGTAACAAGAAAGGAACCTGAAACAAAGAGCATTATTAAACCTCCTGAAACAAAGACTTTGAAAAGAGTGCTAAACCCTAATGCCAAAAgtatattaaacaaaagttttgaTAGCACTAAAGTACCAAGAAAAACTGCAAAAGATAAGCCTATTGGCCACGTGTTGCCATTAGGTCGATCAAAAACTGAATTCATCAAAAAAGAACTGCTCAAGTTCGATGATTCGCCGCgtgataatattagttacgtCGTATTACGGAACGgctcagaaaataaaaacaataataaaagcaaCGTGTCTCcaaaaacaaatagttttCGCAAAAGTGACAACGGCGCAACAAATAGGCGTAGTCTTAGTCCGCAGTCACCGACTAGTTCAACTTGTTCCTCCCGTAATAGTATAGCCACTGTAAGATTAGTTACTAATCGACCCAGAACGGCGAGCAGAAATCCAGATTCAGAAACGCCCGTTAGAAATAAGAAATTCACAAAGAAAAACaggattattaaaaaagctGATATTGATGATTTAGACGACAAAGAAAACATTCCAGAATCATCTAACGGTGCTAAGAAAGAAACTGAAGGGAAAGCTAAGAATGCCTTTGTAACGACTcagaaaaatgtatatagaGCTCAAGTGAAGACagaaaacctaaaaaataatttatccaaCCGACCTAAAACGTCAACtccaaagaaaacaaatttgaaaagCTCTGCAGAGGCAACGACACGACCAAGTCGCTCATCATTGGTAAATAAGTCGCCTTCATTTTCTTCTCCAGAAAGAGTCAGGAGTTCATACAGGGCATCGTCTCCTCAACAAAGTATAACTATGTTCAGTTGGTCGACTCAATTGGCTGAAGTTGAAAGAAATCGTTCTCATTCCCTACCCAGGGAAGTAAATAGTTCTGACCGGAATATAGCTATGTCTCTCAAAAAAATGATAGAAGATCGATTAGATTTTATAGGAAATTCTTCCGGTAACGTGAGTTCCATCGGTTCAAAGACATGCACTTTTAGTTATGAGCACTTGAATAGTCAATTTGATGAAAGCTCAACAGCCGGCagttataaaactataataaataatgaggaTCTTAACAACACACTTGCATTACAGAATGATCTAGTAAGCGCTGTTAATCGTACTTTTGATTCTGTAGCAGATTCTAGAGCAAATGATGATAACGAAGTATCAACAGACGCAGATGTGCTTTCTTTTAAAACTACAACTGCGGCGTCCAGAGCATCTGAATATTTCTTAGCCGACAATGATCTTGATACTTTTCAAGGTTGTTTCTCCAAAGAAAATTCTGTTCGTGAtatatttgaaagaaagaatCCACTTGACATACAG AGTAACGGCAGCATCCTGGCAAGTCAAGCGTTCAGTGGGTTTTCTATAAGCGCGGTGGCCGGCGACCAACCTGACCCTATTAACTTCATGGACTCTGAAACTGGAAGTCTCGTGGTGGATACGGGAAGACAGGCG GCATCTGAAGAGGTTTTTGTATCGGGCAGATCTTCTGGAAGCTACGAGTCATGTCTGTACGATGACGAGGCCTTACTTCCTTATTGGCTTTTCCATATCAATAACCAATTT GTGGACGAGGAAGAAGAGCAAGAACCTGGACCACCGATTCCGATGGAACTCCCGGAGGCAGTATTCGATATGAACGGCAACGTGGTGGCTGCGGGGGCCGGCGCGGGCGACGGGCGGGGCATGCACAGCGATCATTCACAAGATAGTTCTGGCCACGGAACCACTTCAACTACTTCCAGCGATCCTTCATCGGGTGTTCAGAGTGAG GCAATATTGATAGATCCATCAGTATTTACTGGCCAATATGACCTGCCGGCCGCAGCTGTCGCTGTGGAAATACCAGATGTACCATTGCATGAAG